GCAATATGTGGTTGCTGTTGCTATTGCCTGTTGGTATTGGTATGCATTGTATAGCATGCAAGGACCATGTACTTCAAACATATGATTGACATGAAGATAATTCGTTCCTGAATTATATAAAAAAAAACTCTGCTCAAAGAACCGTGCCTGTGTGTAAATATATGTGGGCAGCAGAGCCGTGCACTAAGATCGAAACAGTTGCATTTGTTTGATTGCGGTTGGTGGTCATGTATGTCCGGCAACTACCTCACCAAATTTTGCTGGCTATCATCAAGATGTGAACGTACGTGCATGTTTCACATTCAATGCAAAATAAAGCTATAATTATATTGGTTGCTTTTGCTCCAGAAATAATTGCAACGATGAAGAAGGGGGCTAATTATTGCGAGTCGATTAGCTCAATGTCGAGTAATATAATTATTCGTAAATAACAAAAATGAAATATGCTTTGTGATTCAAACGAAGAAGGGATGGGAGTAACAAGCTAGCTAGTAGATGGAATGGAAGCCTCTCTGGTCGTATTGGTGCCGCAATAATAAGGTGGACACTCTCGACTGTGCTGTACATTTCGTACGTACATCTGCATGCATTCAGACGTCGTAGGACGACAGACATGCATGCGTGTCGATGCATGTCGTGCATGCagcgcatatatatatatatatatatatatatatatatatatatatatatattgaaagTTTGTAGGTTTTATTTGTACCAACCTGCAAAAGTCCGAATGAATGCAAATTAGGAAGCACGTACGCATTCATCTTGGTTGGTGGAGTGCAGCTCGAACATCAACCACCACTCCAGTACTACTCGATCATCATCAGGTAACACATGCACATGTTGATGTTGTATTGTACGTACCTGCAGGTCAGGTCATCACCATCACCATCACCACCCTCCAAATTAACCTCCTATTTATACCCCCCACACCTCACCTCACCTCCCCAATCCATCACAACCTCCTCGATCAGCTCACCACACACTTCACTCACTAGCAGCAGCTTGATCAGATCATCAGCGAGTGTTATTTCATATTGCTGCAATATAATTAATGGCTCGCCTCTCCGCCGTTGTCGCCGTCGTCCTGGTGGCTGCGCTGGTGGCTGCGGAGACCGCTTCGGCTGCGGTGAGCTGCGGCGAGGTGACGTCGGCCGTGGCGCCGTGCCTGGGGTACGCCATGGGCCGCTCGTCTTCGCCCTCGGCGTCGTGCTGCAGCGGGGTGAGGTCGCTGAGCAGCCGGGCGTCGTCGACGGCGGACCGGCAGGCGGCGTGCGCCTGCCTCAAGAGCATGACGGGGAGGGTGGGCAACATGGGCAACGCCGCCAGCATCCCCGGCAAGTGCGGCGTCAACGTCGGCGTCCCAATCAGCCCAAACGTCGACTGCTCCAAGTAAGTAACGACTCATCATCACTGGATCGGAGTTCTACTGattagcttcttcttcttctagttATACCGGGGCCTACTTGTCGATAATTAACCATGCACTAGCTAATTACCTGCTGTTTGTTTATATGTATACTGTGCAGGATTAACTGATAAGAAGCTAGGGATGTATGCTCAGCTCAGCTCCATCTTTGGGGCCATGCATCAGAGCATGCTGCAGTCGTTTACTCCCTTTACTTTACACCATCACCACCTCTGTACTTGTCGTGTTTGAAACAACAAGAATAATGCTCTGCTTGTTGATGTGGTTTTGCTGGATGGGTGGGTCTCTGCTGTTTTCATGTACCATCATGCTGCTCTGTAGCATCAAGCAGCTCGCTCTCTGCTGAATTAATAAACTTTAATTTCTTTCTTTGTGTCCCATGCAAagatacatacatacatacatacatatatgcGCCATCTTTTCCATCCACGCTTTCAGTTTCAGTAATAATACACTTAGTACGCGCGGACTCTGTCTGCCGGGTCTGCAAGTGTACGTGAAGTGCTCATCTCTGCACGACAGCATAAATGATGCGGCTCTGTCGCTGCCAGTTGCCGCCCCCTGCGTCTGCATGCTAGCCATCCTGCTCCAACTTCAGGGAAACCAAAACAAAATAACCTGAACATGGTTGTAAATTATGCAAACGGTATGATTATATTTTGTATATTTGTATGCTGCACAACACGGCACAGCTGCAGTCTTCTATGGGACTGTACGGCCATGGGCTGAAATCCAGGTCTCTGTCTGGGTTGGTGACGAAGACTAAAACTTTTATGATGGTACTAAAGCCTTTATTTTTATGGGCTTTATTTTCAGTTTCGGCGCAAGCAAGGGAGCTGCGATCTAGTTCCGTTTCGTTATAAGGCTGATTTGTTTTGCCTCCAGGCCTTTT
Above is a genomic segment from Panicum hallii strain FIL2 chromosome 8, PHallii_v3.1, whole genome shotgun sequence containing:
- the LOC112902926 gene encoding non-specific lipid-transfer protein 3-like, coding for MARLSAVVAVVLVAALVAAETASAAVSCGEVTSAVAPCLGYAMGRSSSPSASCCSGVRSLSSRASSTADRQAACACLKSMTGRVGNMGNAASIPGKCGVNVGVPISPNVDCSKIN